In a genomic window of Mycolicibacter heraklionensis:
- a CDS encoding GntR family transcriptional regulator — translation MTISHDAGFEPLSRPSTAELIAERLREAITRGRLAPGQQLGEASLAAQFAVSRGPLREAMQRLVAEGLLRSERNRGIFVVELTDDDVRDVYQARKAIERAAVIEVLRGDPRVAAARLRGPVEALRVAASRGDGAAAADADQEFHEVLVDCAGSPRLHRAMRTLLSETRILLGELEEAYPDLREQVTEHVVLRKAIGARNEELAIRLIDEHMDDAVRRLLARRGQLLLAPS, via the coding sequence ATGACAATCTCACATGATGCCGGGTTCGAGCCGTTGAGCCGGCCCTCGACGGCCGAGCTGATCGCCGAACGGCTCCGGGAGGCGATCACCCGCGGCCGGCTGGCACCGGGTCAACAACTCGGCGAAGCGAGCCTGGCCGCGCAGTTCGCGGTGTCGCGCGGCCCGCTACGTGAGGCGATGCAGCGACTGGTGGCCGAAGGGTTGCTGCGCAGTGAACGCAACCGGGGCATCTTCGTCGTCGAACTCACCGATGACGATGTCCGCGACGTGTACCAGGCCCGCAAGGCCATCGAACGCGCCGCCGTAATCGAAGTGCTGCGCGGTGACCCCCGCGTCGCGGCGGCGCGACTGCGTGGCCCGGTGGAAGCCCTGCGTGTTGCCGCCTCCCGAGGCGACGGCGCGGCGGCGGCCGATGCCGACCAGGAGTTTCACGAGGTGTTGGTCGACTGTGCCGGCAGTCCTCGACTGCACCGCGCGATGCGGACGCTGCTGTCGGAAACGCGAATCCTGCTCGGCGAACTCGAAGAGGCCTATCCCGACCTGCGCGAGCAGGTCACCGAACATGTCGTGCTGCGCAAGGCGATCGGCGCCAGAAACGAAGAACTGGCGATCCGGCTGATCGACGAACACATGGACGATGCGGTGCGCCGCCTGTTGGCGCGCCGAGGACAGCTGCTTCTGGCGCCGTCGTAG
- a CDS encoding amidase, with product MTDPTELTALQLVAAYTSGELSPVEATAAALAAIGERDGEVNAFCLVDEEAALSEARQSEVRWGGNYTKGLLDGVPIAVKDVFHTAGWPTLRGSLLADPAGPWPDDSPAVDKVRNDGMVLLGKTTTPELAWKGVTDSPRTGITRNPADTTRTAGGSSGGSAAAVAAGMAPLAIGTDGGGSIRIPASFCGVVGFKPTHGRVPMYPISPFGPLAHAGPITRTVEDAAMLLDIIALPDHRDPTSLPPTLTTYRGELRRDVVGLDVAYSPALGYVDVDPQIESAVAEAVQALADAGLNVLAADPGFSDPIDAFEVLWATGAAGSLRGRESDRGLVDPGLADMWDRGAAVSGVDYLAARQVCVDLGVAMGRFHERHNLLITPTTPIAAFAAGHDVPIDSGMRWWAQWTPFTYPFNMTQQPALSIPIGATSEGLPIGLQIIGPRHSDDLVLAAGLFAERVLG from the coding sequence ATGACTGACCCCACCGAACTGACCGCCCTGCAACTGGTCGCCGCCTACACCTCCGGCGAGCTGTCACCGGTGGAAGCCACCGCGGCCGCCCTCGCGGCGATCGGCGAACGCGACGGCGAGGTCAACGCCTTCTGTCTGGTCGACGAAGAGGCCGCGCTCTCCGAGGCCCGCCAGTCCGAGGTCCGCTGGGGCGGCAACTACACCAAGGGCCTGCTCGACGGAGTGCCGATCGCAGTCAAAGACGTCTTCCACACCGCCGGTTGGCCGACCCTGCGGGGATCGCTGCTCGCCGATCCGGCGGGGCCGTGGCCCGACGACAGCCCGGCGGTGGACAAGGTCCGCAATGACGGCATGGTGCTGCTCGGCAAGACCACCACCCCGGAACTGGCATGGAAAGGCGTGACCGACAGCCCGCGGACCGGCATCACCCGCAACCCCGCCGATACCACGCGCACCGCGGGGGGCTCCTCGGGCGGCAGCGCCGCCGCGGTCGCCGCCGGGATGGCGCCGCTGGCGATCGGCACCGACGGCGGCGGCAGCATCCGCATCCCCGCGAGCTTCTGCGGGGTGGTCGGTTTCAAACCCACCCACGGGCGGGTGCCGATGTATCCGATCAGCCCGTTCGGTCCGCTGGCGCACGCCGGGCCGATCACCCGGACCGTCGAGGATGCCGCCATGCTGTTGGACATCATCGCGCTGCCCGATCACCGCGACCCCACGTCGCTTCCGCCGACGCTGACCACCTACCGCGGCGAGCTCCGCCGCGACGTGGTCGGTCTCGACGTCGCGTATTCGCCGGCCCTGGGATACGTCGACGTCGACCCACAGATCGAGTCCGCGGTGGCCGAGGCGGTCCAAGCACTCGCCGATGCCGGGCTGAACGTCCTGGCGGCCGACCCCGGTTTCTCCGATCCGATCGACGCCTTCGAGGTGCTGTGGGCAACCGGTGCGGCCGGCAGCCTGCGCGGCCGCGAAAGCGACCGCGGGCTCGTCGATCCCGGACTGGCCGACATGTGGGATCGGGGGGCCGCGGTTTCCGGCGTTGACTACCTGGCGGCCCGGCAGGTCTGTGTGGATCTGGGCGTGGCCATGGGACGGTTCCACGAACGGCACAATCTGCTGATCACACCGACCACCCCGATTGCGGCCTTCGCCGCCGGCCATGACGTTCCGATCGATTCCGGCATGCGGTGGTGGGCTCAGTGGACGCCGTTCACCTACCCGTTCAACATGACTCAACAGCCGGCGCTGAGCATCCCGATCGGTGCTACGTCGGAGGGCCTGCCGATCGGCTTGCAGATCATCGGTCCGCGGCACAGCGACGATCTGGTGCTGGCGGCCGGTTTGTTCGCCGAGCGCGTATTGGGCTAA
- a CDS encoding 3-phenylpropionate/cinnamic acid dioxygenase subunit beta, producing the protein MTSTEKSQRPGFARPKDAGGPWELAVLGGHAPKTVRTGKPLPFNDARHLQAHQFLVDEAYLLDAQQYTEWLDTLTEDIHYFMPVRVTTASGAGFDTSPGMAHFDENKYSLNRRVARFATEHAWTEDPPSRLRHHITNVRTFACDDDQHLIVESAELLFRSRGDVNEAAFVSCGREDLLRRTDDQWKLARRTIYVDESVLRMQNLAVFL; encoded by the coding sequence ATGACATCCACCGAGAAGAGTCAGCGGCCCGGGTTCGCCCGACCGAAAGATGCCGGCGGCCCCTGGGAGCTCGCAGTTCTGGGCGGCCATGCACCGAAGACGGTTCGTACCGGTAAGCCCTTGCCGTTCAACGACGCCCGGCACCTGCAGGCACATCAGTTCTTGGTCGACGAGGCCTATCTGCTCGACGCGCAGCAGTACACCGAATGGCTCGACACCCTCACCGAGGACATCCATTACTTCATGCCTGTGCGGGTGACCACCGCCTCGGGCGCTGGATTCGACACTTCGCCCGGCATGGCCCATTTCGACGAGAACAAATACTCGCTGAACCGGCGCGTCGCGCGCTTTGCGACCGAGCACGCCTGGACCGAAGATCCTCCGTCGCGGCTGCGCCATCACATCACCAATGTCCGTACCTTTGCCTGCGACGATGACCAGCACCTGATCGTCGAGTCGGCCGAGCTGCTCTTCCGCAGCCGCGGCGATGTGAACGAGGCGGCGTTCGTCTCCTGCGGCCGTGAAGATCTACTGCGGCGCACTGATGACCAATGGAAGTTGGCGCGGCGCACCATCTATGTCGATGAGTCGGTCCTGCGCATGCAGAACTTGGCGGTCTTCCTGTGA
- the hcaB gene encoding 3-(cis-5,6-dihydroxycyclohexa-1,3-dien-1-yl)propanoate dehydrogenase, protein MTGWLDGKRALVVGAGSGIGRAVVDAYLEEGAQVAVLERDPAKCAALARQLPGLPVTEGDATTAEANKRAVAAAVAAFGGLDTLVNCVGIFDFYKGITDISAEELAPAFDEMFKTNVLSHLQSVKAAVPALQAQERSSIVLTESASSFYPGRGGVLYVASKFAVRGLVATLAYELAPHIRVNGVAPGGTLNTDLRGLRNLSLDHIRLDDTPDRARDLAARTPLNVALTPQDHAWSYVFLASDRSRGITAGSTHPDGGFGMTTGANT, encoded by the coding sequence ATGACGGGATGGCTGGACGGAAAACGGGCGCTGGTCGTCGGGGCTGGCTCAGGCATCGGCCGAGCAGTCGTTGACGCCTATCTCGAAGAGGGAGCCCAGGTCGCGGTGTTGGAACGCGATCCGGCGAAGTGCGCCGCCTTGGCAAGGCAATTGCCGGGACTTCCGGTCACCGAGGGAGACGCAACGACAGCCGAGGCCAACAAACGCGCTGTCGCAGCAGCCGTCGCCGCGTTCGGCGGCCTGGACACGCTGGTCAACTGCGTCGGGATCTTCGACTTCTACAAGGGAATCACCGACATCTCCGCCGAAGAGCTGGCGCCGGCCTTCGACGAAATGTTCAAGACGAACGTGCTGAGTCATCTGCAGTCGGTGAAGGCCGCCGTCCCGGCGCTGCAAGCCCAGGAGCGCTCGTCGATCGTCCTCACCGAGTCGGCGTCGTCGTTCTATCCGGGCCGCGGCGGCGTGCTCTACGTCGCGTCGAAGTTCGCCGTTCGCGGCCTGGTCGCGACCCTCGCCTACGAACTCGCCCCGCACATCCGGGTCAACGGTGTTGCACCAGGCGGAACGTTGAACACCGACCTGCGCGGTCTGCGCAACCTGTCGCTGGACCATATCCGCCTCGACGACACCCCTGACCGGGCACGCGACCTTGCGGCCCGCACGCCCCTCAATGTCGCACTCACTCCGCAGGACCACGCCTGGAGCTACGTCTTCCTGGCATCAGACCGGTCCCGCGGCATCACCGCCGGCAGCACACATCCCGACGGCGGATTCGGAATGACTACCGGGGCCAACACGTGA
- a CDS encoding maleate cis-trans isomerase family protein gives MTTTQPTVGFIYPDHAAESDYPRAAHLLGVHLPVAHIYGTDLHAVPELMDLGSPDKLAWGAALLAPQRPAAVVWACTSGSFVFGPSGAAEQVDRLATEAGVPASSTSFAFVHALAALGCRHVAVAASYPREIAELFVNFVAAHGVTVETMGDAGIPTAAQVGRLTPSDVRELALRNDSPRAEALLIPDTAMHTVDQIDELERLLGKPVLTANAVTVWEGLRIAGITRRTTGLGALFEDGR, from the coding sequence ATGACCACCACCCAACCGACCGTCGGGTTCATCTATCCCGACCACGCCGCCGAGTCCGACTATCCGCGCGCCGCCCACTTGCTGGGTGTGCACCTGCCGGTGGCGCACATCTACGGCACCGACTTGCACGCCGTGCCGGAGCTGATGGATCTCGGCAGCCCGGACAAACTCGCCTGGGGAGCGGCGCTGCTGGCGCCGCAGCGGCCCGCCGCGGTGGTCTGGGCATGCACTTCGGGCAGCTTTGTATTCGGGCCCTCCGGCGCCGCCGAGCAGGTCGATCGGCTGGCGACGGAAGCCGGCGTGCCCGCCTCGAGCACGTCGTTCGCCTTCGTGCACGCCCTGGCCGCGCTCGGCTGTCGCCACGTCGCGGTGGCGGCCAGCTATCCGCGCGAGATCGCCGAGCTGTTCGTGAATTTCGTTGCCGCCCACGGTGTCACCGTTGAAACGATGGGCGATGCCGGCATCCCCACCGCCGCACAGGTGGGCCGACTGACACCAAGCGACGTGCGGGAATTGGCGCTGCGCAATGACTCACCCCGAGCAGAGGCACTGTTGATCCCCGACACCGCCATGCACACCGTCGACCAAATCGACGAGCTCGAGCGACTGCTCGGCAAGCCGGTCCTGACCGCCAACGCGGTGACGGTGTGGGAGGGTTTGCGCATCGCCGGGATAACCCGGCGGACCACCGGGCTGGGCGCATTGTTCGAGGATGGGCGATGA
- a CDS encoding aromatic ring-hydroxylating dioxygenase subunit alpha — MSDHRHVLDEVRRGMIPAHIYNDAEIFELEKERLFRRAWMFVAHESEIPQDGDYVVRRMLNDSFIIARDSKGDVRAMFNMCLHRGMQICRAEMGNASNFRCPYHGWSYRNDGRITGLPFHQEAYGGEAGFSKRGQTLLPAPSLASYNGMIFISLDPQAPPLEEFLGDFKFYLDFYTKQSRSGLEVRGPQRWRIKANWKIGVENFAGDMYHTPHTHASVVDIGLFREPKAQKRKDGATYWATCGGGTTYKLPPGNFEERMRYVGYPDEMVGRIKDVWSADHQRMVADDGFMISAASCFPNMSLVHNWPKIQDSEDVLPFISIRTWQPISENETEVYSWFAVDAAAPEQFKKDSYKAYLMCFGSTGMFEQDDVENWVSLTNTAAGSMARQLLLNGRMGLLADDTPVVNALPPELFHGPGTAQVGYNENNQRAILRMWADHLQMPPVATDTAAMGTQREGITPLVQTNGTSACETACEEARV, encoded by the coding sequence ATGAGTGATCACCGTCATGTCCTCGACGAGGTCCGGCGGGGAATGATCCCAGCGCACATCTACAACGACGCCGAGATCTTCGAACTCGAGAAGGAGCGGCTCTTCCGCCGGGCCTGGATGTTCGTGGCGCATGAGTCGGAGATCCCCCAAGACGGCGACTACGTGGTGCGACGCATGCTCAACGACTCCTTCATCATTGCGCGCGACTCCAAGGGCGACGTGCGGGCCATGTTCAACATGTGCCTGCATCGCGGGATGCAGATCTGCCGCGCCGAGATGGGCAACGCCTCCAATTTCCGCTGCCCCTACCACGGCTGGTCGTATCGAAACGACGGGCGCATCACCGGCCTGCCCTTCCACCAAGAGGCTTATGGCGGCGAGGCCGGCTTCTCCAAGCGCGGTCAGACGCTGTTGCCGGCACCGAGCCTGGCCAGTTACAACGGGATGATCTTCATCAGCCTTGATCCCCAGGCTCCGCCGCTCGAAGAGTTTCTCGGCGACTTCAAGTTCTATCTCGACTTCTACACCAAGCAGAGTCGCAGCGGTCTCGAGGTGCGCGGCCCGCAACGATGGCGCATCAAAGCGAACTGGAAGATCGGCGTCGAGAACTTCGCCGGGGACATGTATCACACCCCGCATACCCACGCCTCTGTCGTCGATATCGGGCTGTTTCGTGAACCGAAGGCGCAGAAGCGTAAAGACGGTGCGACCTACTGGGCGACCTGCGGCGGCGGTACGACCTACAAGCTGCCGCCGGGCAACTTTGAGGAACGGATGCGCTATGTCGGCTACCCCGACGAGATGGTGGGGCGAATCAAGGACGTGTGGTCAGCCGATCATCAGCGCATGGTCGCCGACGACGGCTTCATGATCTCGGCGGCATCGTGCTTTCCCAATATGAGCCTGGTGCACAACTGGCCGAAGATTCAAGACAGCGAAGATGTGTTGCCGTTCATATCGATTCGTACCTGGCAGCCGATCAGTGAGAACGAAACCGAGGTGTACTCGTGGTTCGCGGTCGACGCGGCCGCCCCCGAGCAATTCAAGAAGGACTCCTACAAGGCCTACCTGATGTGCTTTGGCTCCACGGGCATGTTCGAACAGGATGACGTGGAGAACTGGGTGTCGCTGACCAACACCGCTGCCGGCTCCATGGCCCGTCAACTGTTGCTCAACGGACGGATGGGGCTGCTTGCCGACGACACCCCGGTGGTCAATGCGTTACCGCCGGAGCTGTTCCACGGCCCGGGTACCGCTCAAGTCGGCTACAACGAGAACAATCAGCGAGCGATCCTTCGGATGTGGGCCGATCACCTTCAAATGCCTCCGGTAGCAACGGACACCGCAGCGATGGGCACGCAGCGCGAAGGAATCACGCCCCTGGTGCAGACCAACGGCACGTCGGCATGCGAGACAGCCTGCGAGGAGGCCCGGGTATGA
- a CDS encoding D-2-hydroxyacid dehydrogenase — protein MDARPVVTVQHGESVPAQLDSISADAELRMVPSSRLADGIVGADVLFLYDFSSPALKSVWPSADALRWVQVAAIGVDAVLFDELIDSDVVVTNSRGIFEEPIAEYVLGQILAFAKDFRRSWDAQRGRRWEHFDSEPIAGASVTIVGPGPVGRAIARLLRATGMSVRGVGRGAREDPDFGAITTDLLAAVTDADYVVLAAPLTPQTRGMVDAGVLDAMRPTARLINVGRGELVDTGALVAALQAGVIAGAALDVVDPEPLPADHPLWSAPNVRLTPHNSGDIRGWRNTLQQQFVANFHRYMSGQPLHNVVDKRRVSAASGTG, from the coding sequence GTGGACGCGCGGCCGGTGGTGACCGTCCAGCACGGCGAGTCGGTTCCCGCCCAACTCGATTCGATCAGCGCAGATGCGGAGCTGCGCATGGTTCCGTCGTCGCGGCTGGCCGACGGAATCGTCGGCGCCGACGTGCTGTTCCTATACGATTTCTCTTCTCCCGCACTGAAATCGGTATGGCCTTCGGCAGACGCGTTGCGCTGGGTTCAGGTTGCCGCCATCGGGGTGGACGCGGTGCTGTTCGACGAGCTGATCGACAGCGATGTCGTCGTCACCAATTCCCGCGGCATCTTCGAGGAGCCCATAGCCGAATATGTGCTGGGGCAGATCCTGGCCTTCGCCAAGGATTTCCGGCGGTCCTGGGACGCTCAGCGTGGCCGGCGGTGGGAGCACTTCGACAGCGAGCCGATTGCCGGGGCGTCGGTCACGATCGTCGGGCCAGGACCCGTCGGGCGGGCCATCGCCCGGTTGCTGCGTGCGACCGGAATGTCGGTGCGCGGTGTCGGACGCGGCGCCCGCGAGGATCCCGACTTCGGCGCGATCACCACGGATCTGCTCGCCGCGGTCACCGACGCCGACTATGTGGTGCTGGCGGCGCCATTGACGCCGCAGACCCGGGGCATGGTCGATGCCGGCGTGCTTGACGCAATGCGGCCGACGGCGCGACTGATCAACGTGGGCCGCGGCGAGCTGGTCGACACCGGCGCGCTGGTGGCGGCGCTGCAGGCCGGTGTCATTGCCGGCGCGGCCCTCGATGTCGTCGACCCGGAGCCCCTTCCAGCCGACCATCCGTTGTGGAGCGCCCCCAATGTACGCCTGACGCCCCACAACAGTGGTGACATCAGGGGTTGGCGAAACACGTTGCAGCAGCAGTTCGTTGCCAATTTTCACCGGTATATGTCCGGACAACCCCTGCACAACGTCGTCGACAAGCGCCGCGTGTCGGCGGCGAGCGGAACCGGTTAA
- a CDS encoding IclR family transcriptional regulator has product MQSDELLRATADGAGAAAPEWGVPQYPIGSVDRALKLLLLLGEQPQIRLTDAAKHLGVASSTAHRLLAMLQYRGFVRQDPVSKAYHPGPALMSVAFSVFNRIDIENAAKPVLLRLSERLNESVHLGMLEGARVRFIAAAEGPAAVRVASRLGRTMPAHCTSTGKALLARLSDVDIAHLYPDDALERVTAHSVGTRTELQRELSRIRQQGYAVNREGSEEGVASVAVPIPTRAPGVLLALNAAAPVHRLSSSQYRGVAGVLVEAAKEIGDQIG; this is encoded by the coding sequence ATGCAGAGCGATGAGCTTCTCCGGGCCACTGCCGACGGCGCTGGCGCCGCGGCTCCGGAGTGGGGCGTGCCGCAGTATCCGATCGGGTCGGTGGACAGGGCGCTGAAGCTTCTGCTGCTGCTGGGAGAGCAGCCGCAGATCCGTTTGACCGACGCGGCGAAGCACTTGGGCGTCGCATCCTCGACGGCCCATCGCCTGTTGGCCATGCTGCAATACCGGGGCTTCGTGCGCCAGGATCCGGTGTCGAAGGCGTATCACCCCGGGCCGGCGCTGATGAGCGTGGCGTTTTCGGTGTTCAACCGCATCGATATCGAGAATGCGGCAAAACCGGTCCTGCTTCGCCTCAGTGAACGCCTCAACGAGTCGGTCCATCTGGGAATGCTCGAGGGCGCCAGGGTTCGCTTCATCGCAGCCGCCGAGGGGCCGGCTGCCGTTCGGGTTGCCTCAAGGCTCGGGCGCACCATGCCCGCGCACTGCACCTCGACCGGCAAGGCGCTGCTGGCGCGCCTGTCTGATGTCGACATTGCCCATCTGTACCCAGACGATGCGCTGGAGCGCGTGACGGCACATTCGGTCGGCACCAGGACGGAGCTGCAACGCGAGCTCAGTCGGATACGACAACAGGGGTACGCGGTGAACCGGGAGGGGAGTGAAGAAGGAGTCGCCTCAGTCGCGGTCCCCATCCCCACGCGCGCCCCAGGTGTGCTGCTGGCACTCAACGCCGCTGCGCCCGTTCACCGACTGAGCAGCTCACAGTACCGAGGGGTGGCCGGTGTGCTGGTCGAGGCGGCCAAAGAGATCGGCGACCAGATCGGCTAG
- a CDS encoding DUF3830 family protein, whose translation MARFLSITLTGRGVSCRARLLDEQAPLTCAVVWEALPVAGQAYHGKYARNEVYTLLPPLGSPGRENTTVTPIPGDVCFFDFDAGDIGNPAYGYDEGGQANSPLGATDLAIFYGRNNLLVNGDVGWVPGNVFATIEDGLTEMAAACNDLWMAGAVGEKLAFARA comes from the coding sequence GTGGCACGTTTCCTGTCCATCACGCTGACCGGACGTGGGGTGTCGTGCCGGGCGCGGCTGCTCGACGAGCAGGCGCCCCTGACCTGCGCCGTGGTCTGGGAAGCGTTGCCCGTCGCCGGCCAGGCCTATCACGGCAAATATGCCCGCAACGAGGTCTACACGCTGTTGCCGCCGTTGGGCTCCCCGGGCCGGGAAAACACCACGGTCACACCGATCCCCGGCGACGTCTGCTTCTTCGACTTCGACGCCGGTGACATCGGCAACCCCGCCTATGGCTACGACGAAGGCGGGCAGGCGAATTCACCGCTGGGCGCCACCGACCTGGCGATCTTCTACGGCCGCAACAACCTGTTGGTCAACGGCGATGTCGGGTGGGTGCCCGGCAATGTCTTCGCCACCATCGAGGACGGCCTGACCGAGATGGCCGCCGCCTGCAACGACTTGTGGATGGCCGGCGCGGTTGGCGAGAAGCTGGCCTTCGCGCGGGCTTAG
- the thpD gene encoding ectoine hydroxylase, whose product MTPPLTEALTDHYPTRNNVTIGIEPRRDPVVWTAEANSGPLSPARVAQFDADGFLAVDTLVDTDVVADLRNELDRLRADAALAADERSICERDSGQIRSIFEVHRISPAFAALVADPRLVGPARQLLGSDVYVHQSRVNFKPGFNGREFYWHSDFETWHAEDGMPAPRAVSVSVALTENLDSNGSLMIMPGSHRWFVSCPGQTPPDHYRSSLKQQEIGTPDDASLTWLADQHGIRQITGPAGSAVFFDSNCMHGSSSNITPYARSNVFIVYNSVDNALVEPFGAAAPRPTFIASRVFDPV is encoded by the coding sequence GTGACCCCTCCCCTGACCGAAGCCCTCACCGACCACTACCCCACGCGCAACAACGTCACGATCGGTATCGAACCCCGGCGCGACCCGGTGGTATGGACCGCAGAAGCCAACAGCGGCCCGTTGAGCCCGGCCCGTGTCGCGCAGTTCGACGCCGACGGATTTCTGGCCGTCGACACCCTGGTGGACACCGACGTCGTGGCGGATCTGCGTAACGAACTGGACCGCCTGCGGGCCGACGCTGCGCTGGCCGCCGACGAACGCTCGATCTGCGAGCGTGACAGCGGGCAGATCCGGTCGATCTTCGAGGTGCACCGGATCAGCCCGGCGTTCGCCGCGCTGGTCGCCGACCCGCGCCTGGTGGGACCGGCCCGCCAGCTGCTGGGCTCCGACGTCTATGTGCACCAGAGCCGGGTCAACTTCAAGCCGGGTTTCAACGGCCGAGAGTTCTACTGGCACTCCGATTTTGAGACCTGGCACGCCGAAGACGGAATGCCCGCTCCGCGCGCGGTCAGCGTCTCGGTGGCGCTGACGGAGAACCTGGACAGCAACGGGTCGCTGATGATCATGCCCGGTTCGCACCGCTGGTTCGTATCGTGCCCGGGCCAGACCCCGCCGGATCACTACCGCTCGTCGCTCAAACAGCAGGAAATCGGCACACCTGACGACGCGAGCCTGACCTGGCTGGCCGATCAGCACGGGATTCGTCAGATCACCGGCCCAGCCGGATCCGCGGTGTTCTTCGACTCCAACTGCATGCACGGGTCGAGCAGCAACATCACCCCGTATGCGCGCTCGAACGTATTCATCGTCTACAACAGCGTGGACAACGCCCTGGTGGAGCCGTTCGGCGCTGCCGCTCCGCGACCGACATTCATCGCCAGCCGCGTCTTCGACCCGGTGTAG
- a CDS encoding dihydrodiol dehydrogenase yields the protein MANAVGDAITIANEFTEVTLHRVDTRNGSRLLITSPKSGQWISLDALELEALTWQNAYTLAAMVGNMHQPLLCDDSDLP from the coding sequence ATGGCTAATGCGGTCGGTGACGCAATAACCATCGCCAACGAATTCACCGAAGTGACGCTGCACCGGGTCGATACCCGCAACGGTTCGCGGCTGCTGATCACGTCGCCGAAGTCGGGACAGTGGATCAGTCTCGACGCCCTGGAACTTGAGGCATTGACCTGGCAGAACGCCTACACTCTGGCCGCGATGGTCGGCAACATGCATCAACCGCTGCTCTGCGACGACAGTGACCTGCCATGA
- a CDS encoding maleate cis-trans isomerase family protein, whose amino-acid sequence MDLSLLPDFDGPVDQRGVGIIAPFDLAIERELWRWIPAEVTLHLARTHYEPVPVSRAMAELVSDTNHLQAATRDVLHVEPEVVAYLCASGSFIHGVEYEKTLVTAIEAAGAKAAVTTSGALAEAIVALDISRISVLTPYDEELTDLLRVFLNQLGVSVLHSDHLGLGGGIWKVNYRTVAERILAADRPDSQAIFVSCTNLRTYDIIAPLEQMLGKPILTANQLTMWACLGRMDLPMMGPGRWLRDVFTGAPQ is encoded by the coding sequence ATGGATCTGTCCCTCTTGCCGGACTTCGACGGGCCGGTCGATCAGCGCGGTGTCGGCATCATCGCGCCGTTCGATCTGGCCATCGAACGCGAACTGTGGCGCTGGATCCCCGCCGAGGTGACCCTGCATCTGGCACGCACCCACTACGAACCGGTCCCGGTGAGCCGGGCCATGGCCGAACTGGTGTCCGACACCAACCACCTACAGGCGGCAACCCGCGACGTGCTGCACGTCGAGCCGGAGGTAGTCGCCTACCTGTGCGCGTCGGGCAGCTTCATTCACGGCGTCGAGTACGAGAAGACGCTGGTCACTGCGATCGAAGCCGCCGGCGCCAAGGCAGCGGTCACCACGTCGGGAGCACTGGCTGAAGCGATTGTCGCGCTGGACATCTCGCGGATCAGCGTGCTGACCCCATACGACGAGGAGCTGACCGACCTGCTGCGAGTGTTCTTGAACCAGCTCGGGGTCAGCGTGCTGCATTCGGATCATCTGGGCCTGGGCGGCGGGATCTGGAAGGTCAACTACCGCACGGTGGCCGAACGGATCCTGGCCGCGGACCGCCCGGATTCGCAGGCCATCTTCGTCAGCTGCACCAACCTGCGGACCTACGACATCATCGCTCCCCTGGAGCAGATGCTGGGCAAGCCGATACTGACGGCCAACCAACTGACGATGTGGGCGTGTTTGGGCCGGATGGACCTGCCGATGATGGGTCCAGGGCGGTGGCTCCGCGACGTCTTCACCGGAGCCCCGCAATGA